TCAAACGCTTTCTGAAGGTGGTGACTTGAGAGTCATTGGCTTTCACTTCATTGACATTAACAACTTCGGCTCCAAGTCTTTTCGAGGCTTCTTCAGTGGAGTCTCTTGGAGGAAGGTCATCTTCATGGTAAACCTTGTCGTAAATAATGGCATTTTCTCTTTCGTCTGGGTTCACAATGTAACTAGTTGGAGGCAAAGGTGGTAGTAAAAGAGATTGAGCTGTTTCCAAAACAGACGATCTGTGTAGGCCTTCAATCCGTTTCAATATATTCTTTGTGTTCGAAGACTGGGGATCATCCACTTCGTCCTTGTCATCTACCACTTCAGTAGTCTTGTGCTGTTTTTGGGGCATAAACTTCAGCAACATCACTTGAACCGGTTGGGGTAAGAAAGATAAGTTGTTGTCTCCAACACAATCGTCATCTGGAATCTTATCTACTTTTGACTCGTCGATGTTATGAGAAGACATCGATTTTTTTGAAAGTATCGTACCCAAGCCTTCATGGTCCAAATACAATAGAGCCGAAGTTCTCAAGGGCACCACTCCATCATTAGCCACATTCGAATATAAGGTTCTTCTCACAAATCTCTTGAGGACCGTATGAGTTGGGCCTTGAGGAAGTAGCAATAAAAGAGGTTTCGAGACATCCTCCGTGAATCGCAAGCTCAATTCCTGCCCAGTCTTTCCAACGATTCCTGCCAGCAATGCCAAATTGACGTAAATCGGGTTTTCGTTACTGGCACCTAACATTGGTGATgcgatggtgatgaagttAATGGGCTTGATCCTCTGGAAAAACCAGGGGAAATTCACCTGTAAATATGCAATTGTAAACGTCTGCACCAATCCTCCCAACAGGTGTCCAACAAACGAGATCTTGGTGACGTTCCCTTTGCTGAGGGGCTCATTATTCTGGATCAAATCAATGATATACTCGGCAACTCGACTCCCTAGATACTTGATTCCTCGTTCAGTCTTGCAGATGTTTCCAAAGAATCCTTTCACCACGAAGTTCTCACTGGCTGAGTCGCTGTTGCACGAGTCGATCTGTTCTTTCAAATAAAACATATCTGCACTCACATTAGAGTGTAATCCGTGCGTGAGTATCACAAGGTGGATgggtttttgtggattggGAATTGGTAGATTCCACAAATCGTAAATGTCCAAATCGCTGACCTCAAGGGTTTGCAGTGAAACAAACGTTCCGATTCTATCACGGTTTTCTACATGCTTGTCGGGAAGACTCGCCTCGTGTAGCACTTGTCTAGAAGTTCCCACCATAATCTCAAAATTGATTTCCacattgttgttgaagatcatTTGCGATACCACGTCCACCGTCCACCGGTACGTATCCTTGATGGTATGGCATGAAAGCTCAGCATAAAACGAGTTTCCTGGTTGCAATTGTGGTTCAAAAGTCGGTTGGTCAGCGGTGATAAAGCATTTTTTATTGATATCGTAGTCCTCGGACCGGCAGTCCACATAGAGTAAGTACGGACCGGCAATAAATGCTGCTCGCATAGGAAGTGGTTCGGTGTTTTTGACCTTGACCCAAAGATTCTTTGTTAGCAGCACCACCTTGTCTTCCGTGGTAGGCGTATAGTTGATTTGAAACCGATGAATTTGGCCCGACTTGACCGCCTTGACATCTCTAAAAAGTACCAAGTCTTTCTTCGTGGCCTCCGATGTGCTGGCATCCGCAGAGGGTCTACCTGAAAGCATGGCCATTAGGTATGGCTGTCAAGTGTAAGACGATAGTGCTTTGCTCGTTGCAGCTTTTTGCGCGCGCTTGTGATGTCGCGGCAAATACCAATGAGTGATCCTGAGTCTGATGGGGACTTACATCCAATTGAGCTTATTGCCCACTCGGTATTGAGTGGTCCCTTGGACAGCTTGAACGAGAACTTTGATCTGCTTCACCAATCCCAGGTAATTTTGCTCACGAGGTTAAAACTCATTGAGGAGCGACTTCAGAAGTTCGAAGACGCCCACAGCACCATCGATAAAAAGGACGTGTCAGCGGTTCTACAACGGGTCAAAACCATCCGCAAGCGCCTTCATGCCACAAAGAAACGAATGGACAAGATAGACAAGAGAGTGGACGGTATGGGTGAGAGGTTGGATGTAGAGTGACGAAGATGTATTTTCTAaccaaagatcttgaagaatttgaaggGAAACCCGGGGCTTTTGATGCCGAATATGGCCAATAACACGCTAAAGATAGCGTAGATAGAGATGGTCACGAGACCAGTGGCCAACAATTTGACTTTGGGATGTTCAATGGTTGGGActtttttcaccaacgTCACGAACAAAAGACTCAAGATACCATAGATAAACGATACGATTTGAGTCTCAATTGCATACTGCGTCTGCTGACCCCCAGCAAAGTACTCCACAGCTCCTTCGGGGTTCTGCTTGAAGTAGGGCGTATGACGGATCTGATTAAACATGTATCCCGAGGTGAACaacaaaatggtgatgatcGACAACACTGTCCACAAAAGCTTGGAAGAGAGCAATACCTTGAATTGCTTGAAGAACACCTTGAGccacaaaaccaccacAGCCACAATGAAGACAGTCCATCCAAGCTTGCTGTAACTGACTGGAACGTACACATTGAACTTGTGGCCGGTCTTGTCCCCcaagaagatggagatCAACTCGGTGTGAACTCCCTGGAAAAACTGATActcttcaagctcatccGTCCACGCATCCGGAGCACTAGCAGCACTGGGTGCCACGTAATACGCCTTGGGaatgttgttcaattgcAATTTTTGGAACAACAGTTTAGCATTTAAAAATTCTGCGTACAAAAAGTAAACGTCTTTACCTTCAGACAGAGCGCCCACACCATTAGGATGGTCCTGGAACCACGAGTTGGCCACCAACTCGTAGTCGGGCTTGATTTCCACACATAGCGGACAGTTAAACTGACTGGAAGTAGATGATAATACCAACATCAAGTGGTAGTCTCTGGGTCCATTGAGGAACTCTTCATAGTtgttttctttcaactgAAATACTTTTTTGCCGCCAAGTTTCTTGACCTTGGCAAGCATCTCTTCGTTGGTGAAGCCACCCAACACACAAGCGGCGTAGGCCATTACACCCATCATCAATTGTATTAAAGATACCTTCATGCTGATTTACGTCAAACTCAACACGTCGATAATTACTTTGGAATTTTTCAGTCGCGCATTCAGAGGCTGCAAATATATTAAAATATGTCGTCAAAGAGAGAAGAACTGCCCATTACAGCCTACCTCGATCTCAAGTGTGCCATTTCCAGGCTCGAACCGTTCTACAAGTAGCACAAAGTTCCCAGGAACCCTACATGTCCATTCCACAAACACTCCGTACAAGCTGGAACTCCATTCTTCATTCACCATGAGTGGCTGCAGAGTGTCTAGGTTGAACACCGACCCACGGAGCGCTGGGCGGTATACTGATACGCCCTCGGGATTCATGAAGTTACACGATGAGTGCTTGAGGTGGAACGTGAACCGGCGATTATAgcatttggtggaaaacatGAATTTGTACCTATTTGTACCGTTCCAATCATAGCGGAAATTGTCAGTGAAtaacccaagtgatccaCCAACTCGTGAAATTCTTGCCTCATTGCTAGGAAGATTGTGAAACACCTGGAGTTGGAACGGTACTCGCACATTGGGTTCTTGGGTCGAACAAACAATTCTATAAATTCCTGGGCTGAGGTTCTTCAATGTCGAACCCTGCGCTCCCGCAGTGTATGGCTCGTCGCAGAGAAGTTTGAGGTCGTCAAGATGTTGCATTTTCCGGGACTTTTCGGCATAGTTCCAGTGTAAGACTTGGAACGTAAGCAACAGTTCGCCTATCAACGTTATCATCAAGTCTgatggctgcgaaatttccaagtcaaatTGCGGATTATTGATGTACGAGGTGAGGGAACGGTTACCTCCACTATTAATAAAGTCCCATTCGTCGGTGATCTTCAACGACTCGGtgtacttcaactttgCCCGGTGGatcttgaaatcattgcTCACATTGTGAAACACCGTTAAGGACATCGAGCACTTGACAGAACAGTGAACCACCACCGTGTACTTAGTGTTGGGATTCATTGTGAATCTGACAAGAGAGGTCCTAGCATTGGTGGGTTCTCCAGCATACACGTTATTGTACTGCTTGGAGAGAAGAACCTTGTCACCCTCAGATGCATAGATGTCCATTGCAATAACTAcctcttcaacatctttggtgaagaatCTCTCAAGAAACAACCACACCTCGTGGGACTGTTCCAGAGGATTCTCAATGCTGAGCTGGGGTCTGCTGGCAAGCAAATCTCGCGTGAGATCGCCACTATGGAtgaaactggtggtggttcGAAATTGAAACAATTTATCCGTGTTCCAATTGAGATAGAAAAACTGAAACTGAAACAAACCATTGGCAGGAAGCTCTATTATGCGATTCTTATCGGTGCTATGGAGCCAGGGATTCTTGATGGTGACGGTGTTTCGGGTCTCGTCGAAGTCCAAAAGTGTGTAGTCATGAAGAGAAACTAGCCCGATTTTGTCTGAAAGCACCCTGCTGATTTTGCCAGTTCCCAACCCCATCATCACCGTTGTGTTCCGATTCTTCAAATATTTGATATGTGAAACCGGTAGCTGTCCGTCTTTTATCATGATGATATCCGGAACCCATCCTGTGAGCATGAACCCATCGTACGCCATGTTGGACCCATCGATGTTGTACCCTTTCCCCATCACCTTCAAGTATGCTTTTTCTATAAGAGCAGGCCAGTACAAGTTTAAGTTATTGCTGGACCGAATGGTCAAGTACTGAGTGTCCTGTGGTAGTAGCGGCAACCGGTTGTCCACCGAAACCGTTCTCTTGGTTCCATTAAAAGTGAAGGTCACAGTGTAATTCTGCGCTGCTGCATGAGGATGTACCAAATCAACCAACATCCCTTCTGAGTGGACTAGCGCAAGAATTGCTGATACTAGCGAACAGTTGGAAAGCACGTCTTGGTGTAGTTGGGCCAAATGGTCCATTTCTGCCGACCAgtcatcaatttcaagtgGGTAGTACTGAGCATTTAAATGGCTTGGCAACTCGAGTTCGGGTTCTGTTTGTGGTAGCACAAACGGACCCATACTCGACGTTAAACCCCCGCCAAATTCAATCTGAGGGTAGAAATATGTGTTGTGAAGCTTCGAATTGATCCACTGGATCTTTTGGTCCATTGGCATGGAAGTCTTGGAAAGTCGGTCATATAGCTGGAGGGTAAATACAGACAATATTTGGGTATAGGGTTCAGTGTCTTCCTTGCTCATCtggttcaacaacttgatggcGTCCATACAACATATCCAGCTGTCGGATATCCTTCCCATGGCCTCGTGAAATTGACATTCTTCTAAAAGAGTCCTCACCTGTTTAAGCAGCATCAAGTTACCCCCAGATTCCAAGGCTGCGCGCGCTTTGGAAACTTATTTAACAGATGTCTGCCGACGGCCATCTGTGGTTTCAAAGAACCTGGAGGGTTTCCCACGTATGGTgggtggttttggtggtgcGACTCGTCAATGCTTTCAGTATCTCGACTTTTTTCCAGCCGGACGAGTTTTTCCAGTGTTTGGAGCCAGCTCATCGGTTAGTGTTTGGATATGGCTATTTGACATGGGAATGGCAGCAGGGCCTTAGGTCGTCGATTCATCCGTTGATATATGCTGGGGCATATAAATTGGTGAGTCTAGTTACAGATAACACCGTGTTTGTGGTGCTGGCACCAAAAGTTATGGGTGCTattttggctgcaactgCAGAAGCACATTTGTACGTTTTTGCCAAAAGATATACCAATAATGAGCAGATGGCCAAGATAACAGTCATATTGTCGATATTGAATCCTTTCAACTGGTACGTGATAACTAGGTCCTTCTCCAATACGTTGGAGATGGTTCTTACTACCATTGGGTTGGCTTATTGGCCTTGGAGATCGTCCGACTATAGAACGATGTTTGTACCCTGTGGGTTTGCGTTTGTGAGTTGTATTATTCGGCCTACAAATTCTATTATATGGCTTGTTCTAGGGGTCTATTTTGTTGCCATTGTAAGCTTGCAGTCAAACTTCAAACTTGTGGCCGGTTTAGCAGTCGAATTGCTGGTCATATTTGGGGTTAGTACGTTGCTAGACCGACTTTTCTACGGGTTTTATACCTTTGTGTTGTACAATTTCGTGGAGTTCAACGTGATCAGGAACCTCTCAGTATTCTATGGATCCTCCCCATGGCACTTTCATATTTTCCAATCGATTCCCATCATCCTTACAACGTACTTGCCATTTTTCGTTCATGCCGTTTGGAAATTCAAACTTTACAGAGACATCTTGGGATTGGTTTGTATGAGCACCCTCTTGCTATTCTCGTGTATCGGCCACAAGGAGTTTAGGTTCATCTACCCGTTGATGCCAATTTTCCTATTGTACAGTGCATATTCGGTGAGACAGGTTTACTTGAAGTCTCGGACATTCAAAGCATGGGCAGTGTTGGTTATTGTACTCAACGTTGTGATTGCCCTATTCTTCACCACTGTTAACGAACGAGGAGAAATCGACATATTGGACTACTTGAAGTCAGAAAACGTATTGGACTACTTGAAGTCAGAAAACGTATTGGACGTCGGCTTCCTTACCCCATGCCATTCCACTCCCTGGCAAAGCCACTTGCATGATCCCaggttcaacaactcctgGTTCATCACATGCGAGCCTCCGTTGCATCTCACGGGGAAGGACCCACAATTACTTCGTGAGTACAGAGACGAGTCGGACCAAATGTACGATGATCCACGCCACTTTGTCCACACCAACTTTCCCCCAGAAATCGACTCTGTAGCtgatgagttcaaataCAATTGGCCTGCACGAGTGGTGATTTTCGAAGCGTTTGTTGAAATGGATGAAATACTCAAGCACCTTGGATACGTTGAGTGCAAGCGTCTTTTCAACAGCTACTTCCACTGGGACGACCGACGCCGGGGAGACCTTGTGGTTTTCTGCAGACCTGGTGGTTCATAGCATTTTTGTGTAAATAGCATCATTTCATTTACCTTGAACGAGCTCATTAGCATCGTTTAGCTTTTCAGCATCGAGTTTCACCCTCTCCATCCACCTCTGCACCAATGACTCGTTCTCCTCCGTCAAATCATCGGCAGTTTTGCTCAATATGTTGTTTTGAATATTACATGATAGAAGCTCGTCGTTGATGGTCTCAATTGCCTTATTCTTTTCAGCAATTTCAAAAGTAAGGCTAGTGATTTTGCCTTTCAACGCTGCTGTctccttctccaactgtCGGTTGAGCTTGTTGGTGTGCACAAGCTTTTCCTCGAGTTTCTGGATTTCAAAATGCAAGGTAttcatcttgttgataagCACATCTTTGTCGGATATTAACAGATGAAGAGTGATACCGTCATTGCCAGTATCACCTTTCGGTTTCTGCGCAGTGAGACTAAGCTGCTTGAATGCCGTGAAATATATAGAGTCCCGCTTCTCGATCTCATCACGAATCTCCAACCCATGGAGCACATCCAGGGTCCAGCTCATTAGTAGATAAGTTTGTTATCGTCAGTCGCGCAAAATTATTTTGAAGTCACTTACACAAGACAAGCAACTTGAGAAAGAATTGGTACCCGAATTACACCCGGCCCTAAACAGACCTTCCTGGTATCAGAAACAGCACACCATGACAGAACCAAGGTCATCTTCGTGGTCCCTGTTCTCCAAAAGGACCGTGAACCCCCGCCCTTCTCAAACCTCACTAGGCGCCGTGCAAGTCTCAGACCCTAATCCAATTACCGACCCCATTGCTCCAGAACCCACGGAAACCACTACCGATCCCGGCGCTTCATCCGACACCCCTCTCCgacggtggtggttttggagCGAGCCATCACTGCTGGCGGTGGACCACCTTTCAGAATCAATTCACATCCAACCTACTGTCAGCACAGAAACAGCTGTTAACACGGACTCCGGTCTGTCCTGGGCAGGTATGTTCACCGCATACACCAGCACAGTGGCGGGCTACATCTACTACCGCGAGGCTCGAGGTGGGACTGTCATCACCTCCGAATCAACTCCTTTGCTTGACCTGGCATCAGCTGCTGCAACAGATACGAATGCCACATGGTTTTCGTGGGTATGGCCTGGTAGCCGTGCCGTGGAAGAGGATCCCTACGAGGAATACACAAACAACGTCGAGTTGTACAAATCGGCCAAAGCTTCTATCGAGTCGTCTGAAGATTCCAGTTGTTATGCTTACAAAGGAGGAGTCAACAGTCAGTTTTTCGTGGCGGACCATGAGTTGGCCGTGTGGAACACCCCAACACAGACCCAGCCGGTACGGTACAACATCAAAAAGACACCGGTGACGCCGGCAGAGGTCCAGGAAAACACTCTTCAGATAGTTCTTACTACCGGAGCTGCTGAAGCTGCTGAAGACGAAGTTGTGGACCATCCCACCGTTGGTTCCAAGCCGGGTCCAGCCCCTCCATCTAaacccaaacccaaacccaaCCCTACAGGAGTGTTTCCACCAATTGACCTTAATTTTCGTACCATTACCTGGCTTACCAGACTTCGATTGGTGGGAGAAAAGGTGATATTCCAGTATAACAGTTCTGAAAGCCACCTTTATTCACTTTCACCTTCTCAGATACGGCAcagaaagttgaacaagatcCGAAAGATAGTGATTATTGGCGTGCACAGCTTCTTACCCACCAAATTTGTCAAGTCTATGATTGGACAAACCACAGGGAACTCCATCAGAGTGGTGGATGCCGCTACAAAAGCCGTGGAAGCTTGGGTACGAAGCGACACTGAACCAGGATTTGAAAGCATGTACCACATAGAAACAATTGCATTGGAAGGTCAAGGGACCGTGTCTGAGAGAGTAGAACGTTCTGCAGCTTTACTTAACAATTGGGCAGACCTTATTCATGAGTGTGATTTCCTATACGTGGTGGGCCACTCACATGGTGCCATTGTAGCCATTGAACTATTAGCATATCTCCTTCGTTCTGAGTCTCCAATCTCGATATCTGGCAGCAAAGTGGGCCTTTTAAGCATGGCTGGCCCTATAAACGGACCCATTTCCCAATTGGAAACTAAAATCGTCGTACGAGCATATACCCAACGGGAGAACGAAGTTTTAAGCGAGCTCGTCCAACTTCTGAAACCAGAATCTGCTGAACTGGAAAGACTTCAGCAGGCCCTCAATACCCTCGTCACTCATAATGTCAAGGTGACACTAGCAGCATCTACCACAGACCAGCTTGTTCCTATTGACTCGGCGTTGGCTACTACTTGGTATCATCCCAATATCTACAGGTGTGTGTACATAGATGATGGGCCAATTTCCATACCTCCATTTGTGGCATCACTATGGAATCTTGTCCTTGTTGCCCGTAATATCGGGCATCTTGAACATGGCATAGCAAAAGATCTCTCAGAACGGTGTGTTGGACGTCCTCCAGGAGGAGGGCATAATCGGATTGTTTCTCAAGCAGGAGTACATGAAACGGCTCTCCGGTTTGCATTAGAAACCACGAACTTGAGTCGCCAACGAGACCTTATGGTCATTCCATCAGCCTACGATGGGCAGACGTCTCTCTACAAGCTTCCATGGACAGTACGAGAACTAGTTCATGATGTCCTCCAGACAAAGCATATCACGGCGTTtaagttggtggaggaaCTTGTTTCGAGTTTCCAGACTTGGGAAGATGTTGGGAAGCAATGGaaagacttcaagttcgCCTTGGAAGCCATTGACAATGCTGACGGTGAGGAACTCTTGACATAGGAGAACTCTTACCCAGGACCATTGGATCTGGTACCATTGTAGCATATATACCCTAATAATATTTATTGAATAGTCACCTAACTCTTGTAGGAAccaaatggctgcaaaatgcCTAGAGCTCCTAGTCCATGTCTGTTCATGAACACTTTTTTCATATCCAAATCCCCAGATGAATGGTCATTTTTACCACTCCTAATTCCCCAATTAGCTCCCCCTTTACCTCATTCTTTAAAAGTAGGTGTAGGTCTGTAGAACAATTGAGTCCATCAGGTTACTCCACCTCGATACACAAAAAGGACAAAACTCTCACACTCTCACAGAAATACCCAGATCTCCAAGTTCCCAGCCACTACATCGTGTGCCAAATATTTGTCTATCCctcttgttcaaatacCGGCTGCACCTCTTTTGCCAATGAAAACGTTTCTCAGGTATCCACGTGAGACGTCCAACGTTGTCCTCGAAAACTGGAGTCGCGAAGCGTGCACATCataaaatttttctttAACCTCCATAAACTCTAGTCATAGCATATTGATCAGTGTTCAGGGACATCCTCATAGTTTCCCATAGCCACGCCGGTCCAATCCCTTATAGTGCTATAAAAAAACTCACGTGCCGATTTTCCGTGTCCAATTGCGTTTCCAAGAGCTTCAAATATTTCTCCTCCTCCAGCTTTCGAATCCCTTGCTTTACCGTTATCTATCACAACCTTGATAATACCGCCTTGAAATGGGAACCGAAGATACATATATGACGGGGAAGCGAACTCGAGCATCAGGAGAGGTGTTGGACTACTTACTCCATGAGTTCGAGCTAAATCACAATCCATCACCCGATCAACGAAGGGAGATAAGCGATAAAACCAACATGAGCGAAAAGGCTGTTCGGATCTGGTTTCAAAACCGTAGGGCCAAACTCAGGAAGTCTGAGCGCAAAGGCCGGTCCGCTCACTCCGGCAGTATTGATCTGTCCCGTTCCAACAGTGTGGGAACTGCGGAGCGCAAGCAGTATTCGCGGTTCAGCATCAACGAAAAGTACTGTTTTATCGATTGTACGTCACTCTCGGTGGGATCGTGGCAACGTGTGCGGTCCGGGTACTACAACGAGCAGCTTCTTAAGGAAGgtctcttcaatttgtctCCATTTACGTTGAACAAAGTGATGCTAGAttttgacttgttggtgatagtGTCCAAGAAAAACTCGGAGATCAACTATTTCTTCAGCTCGATGTCTGACACGTCCCGGATCTTATTTCGCATCTTCTATCCCATTGCAAACATTCTCAGCTGCTCGTTACTAGATAATAATATCGAAAAAGAGTGCAATGAACTACGGGTGACACTTTCTCATCGACCCAAGTTCTCTGTTAACTTCTACAACGGGGTCAATCTGAGCTCCAATCAGTGGTCGATCTGTGATGACTTCAGCGAGGGCCAGCAGGTGAGCTCTGCCCATCGAGACGGTGGATCCTATATTCCCCACGTTTTGGTGGGGACCAAGGATTCCATATGCTTTTTGAACGACTTTATCCTCGAGCAAAACCAGCAACACCAAGGAAACTATATGATGAACGACACAAATTCTTCTACTGGGTTGGAGGGAGGAATAGAAGGGGGGtacgaagatgaagatcGGGTGAACTCACAGGACCAATCCAAGAGCAACAGTGATAACGACAATATGAACGACATGAATGATATGAACGGCATAAACGACGAGTTCCAATTTTCAAACACCCATTTGGGGCCCATTTGGAACGAAACCAACGAACTTAAGGCCAACGGGCTCTCGCCATTAGGGCAGTTTGATGGTCATCCTGTCCCCGAGAGGAAGCCGGATCTTCATGCCAACTTCCATCACAACGAAATCTTCTCGGCCAACACGCCGGACTTTGTAACTGCATCCCAAACCCCCAATATCATTCTGTCATTGTCTGGAACCACTCCTTTGGAAGGGGATCGAGATATGGAACAAGATACAGCCCCAGAACCCAACCGAATCAACACCTCGCCTTTCCAAAACATCAATAACCAAGAAACGTTCGATGCAATGCCGACCGATGAAACGTTTGACTTCCCTTTGGTTAACGAGTACGAAGTCCTGGAACATTCAAACATCGACTCGCCGGTGGACACCAACATCGAAAGGTTCATAGACTATAACAACTACAGCTGATAGTCTCTTTGATATAACGTAGCTTAGATCAGTAGTTTGTTACAGTAAACAAACAATGCATTTCTCATCATTCGCTTTTCATTTCCTCTGTCTCCATCGCTTTGTGCacattttgcagccacaaAACTTCGCGATGAATTTTTTTATAATTTATCGTCCTATACGCCATGTTCAAAATACTTCGACGGTTTGCCCTGACGAGGCCACCGTTGCGAGACATAATCCCCAGCAAGAAGGTCTTCAACAGAATCTTGTTCGACCAAGACAGTCGCTTGGCCTATAGCAGGGCCATGAAAATATATGAAGCTGTGTACAACCACATCGACAACCCTAACCACATATTACTTCCGAGTTACACCAGGAGCGATGACTTGATGTCCCTCAAAGAAGTACTTCTGGTGATCCGAAAgaccacaaacaccatcAACCGCCacttggtggagttggagaatGAGCTTGTGGAGCAGGctggagaacttggaagTAGCAATGCGATCGCAATATTGGCATTCAACACCATTCAAGATCCAAACACGTCTAAAGAAGATTTTCAATACGCCAATCAGTTGATAGAGAATCTTCTGGACCTCAAGAATCCCTTGACGTTCAAATTGGCCGGGGACTTGGCATATAAAAAACGGGCATTTTCTCAGGCCGAATCATACTGGCTTCAGTTCATTGAACTAGAACCAAATACCATAAATGCCAGCCACGTATACAGCAACCTTGGTTTGTACTATTACACACTACAACCCAAACCCGACTTGATAAGGGCCCGGCAGTATTTGGAGAAAAGCATAGCTTTTGGACAGCTAGACTCGACTATATTGAGGTCTCACTATTATTACAGCCAGCTTTTCACCCTAACCGACCCCAAGATTGCAAGATACCATTTGGAGATCTGTGCCTCCAAAGGCTTGAAGGAGAGTTTTTCGTCTCTTGggttcttggagttgaatgtcttca
The sequence above is drawn from the Yamadazyma tenuis chromosome 3, complete sequence genome and encodes:
- the GPI10 gene encoding glycosylphosphatidylinositol anchor biosynthesis (EggNog:ENOG503NV7H; CAZy:GT22; BUSCO:EOG09260UJK; COG:G) produces the protein MSADGHSWFQRTWRVSHVWWVVLVVRLVNAFSISTFFQPDEFFQCLEPAHRLVFGYGYLTWEWQQGLRSSIHPLIYAGAYKLVSLVTDNTVFVVSAPKVMGAILAATAEAHLYVFAKRYTNNEQMAKITVILSILNPFNWYVITRSFSNTLEMVLTTIGLAYWPWRSSDYRTMFVPCGFAFVSCIIRPTNSIIWLVLGVYFVAIVSLQSNFKLVAGLAVELSVIFGVSTLLDRLFYGFYTFVLYNFVEFNVIRNLSVFYGSSPWHFHIFQSIPIILTTYLPFFVHAVWKFKLYRDILGLVCMSTLLLFSCIGHKEFRFIYPLMPIFLLYSAYSVRQVYLKSRTFKAWAVLVIVLNVVIALFFTTVNERGEIDILDYLKSENVLDYLKSENVLDVGFLTPCHSTPWQSHLHDPRFNNSWFITCEPPLHLTGKDPQLLREYRDESDQMYDDPRHFVHTNFPPEIDSVADEFKYNWPARVVIFEAFVEMDEILKHLGYVECKRLFNSYFHWDDRRRGDLVVFCRPGGS
- a CDS encoding uncharacterized protein (EggNog:ENOG503PR1S), with product MSRQIPMSDPESDGDLHPIELIAHSVLSGPLDSLNENFDSLHQSQVILLTRLKLIEERLQKFEDAHSTIDKKDVSAVLQRVKTIRKRLHATKKRMDKIDKRVDGMGERLDVE
- the RIM13 gene encoding cysteine protease (EggNog:ENOG503NUCA; MEROPS:MER0005406; COG:O,T), producing the protein MGRISDSWICCMDAIKLLNQMSKEDTEPYTQILSVFTLQLYDRLSKTSMPMDQKIQWINSKLHNTYFYPQIEFGGGLTSSMGPFVLPQTEPELELPSHLNAQYYPLEIDDWSAEMDHLAQLHQDVLSNCSLVSAILALVHSEGMLVDLVHPHAAAQNYTVTFTFNGTKRTVSVDNRLPLLPQDTQYLTIRSSNNLNLYWPALIEKAYLKVMGKGYNIDGSNMAYDGFMLTGWVPDIIMIKDGQLPVSHIKYLKNRNTTVMMGLGTGKISRVLSDKIGLVSLHDYTLLDFDETRNTVTIKNPWLHSTDKNRIIELPANGLFQFQFFYLNWNTDKLFQFRTTTSFIHSGDLTRDLLASRPQLSIENPSEQSHEVWLFLERFFTKDVEEVVIAMDIYASEGDKVLLSKQYNNVYAGEPTNARTSLVRFTMNPNTKYTVVVHCSVKCSMSLTVFHNVSNDFKIHRAKLKYTESLKITDEWDFINSGGNRSLTSYINNPQFDLEISQPSDLMITLIGESLLTFQVLHWNYAEKSRKMQHLDDLKLLCDEPYTAGAQGSTLKNLSPGIYRIVCSTQEPNVRVPFQLQVFHNLPSNEARISRVGGSLGLFTDNFRYDWNGTNRYKFMFSTKCYNRRFTFHLKHSSCNFMNPEGVSVYRPALRGSVFNLDTSQPLMVNEEWSSSLYGVFVEWTCRVPGNFVLLVERFEPGNGTLEIEVGCNGQFFSL
- a CDS encoding uncharacterized protein (COG:S; EggNog:ENOG503NVX4) is translated as MAMLSGRPSADASTSEATKKDLVLFRDVKAVKSGQIHRFQINYTPTTEDKVVSLTKNLWVKVKNTEPLPMRAAFIAGPYLLYVDCRSEDYDINKKCFITADQPTFEPQLQPGNSFYAELSCHTIKDTYRWTVDVVSQMIFNNNVEINFEIMVGTSRQVLHEASLPDKHVENRDRIGTFVSSQTLEVSDLDIYDLWNLPIPNPQKPIHLVILTHGLHSNVSADMFYLKEQIDSCNSDSASENFVVKGFFGNICKTERGIKYLGSRVAEYIIDLIQNNEPLSKGNVTKISFVGHSLGGLVQTFTIAYLQVNFPWFFQRIKPINFITIASPMLGASNENPIYVNLALSAGIVGKTGQELSLRFTEDVSKPLLLLLPQGPTHTVLKRFVRRTLYSNVANDGVVPLRTSALLYLDHEGLGTILSKKSMSSHNIDESKVDKIPDDDCVGDNNLSFLPQPVQVMLSKFMPQKQHKTTEVVDDKDEVDDPQSSNTKNILKRIEGLHRSSVLETAQSLLLPPLPPTSYIVNPDERENAIIYDKVYHEDDLPPRDSTEEASKRLGAEVVNVNEVKANDSQVTTFRKRLMSSFDLQEFERIEEEIAREYHKDMSWRKVLVRLNPDAHNNIIVRRRFANAYGWPVMEHLINNHFTIDAMKEQEAVSHRWNLNGIGMWDSETPGEGFELVDLLSRDLIKKENKDIEETGPKNDHQWINTKDNESFFSVGPASLISDVGEMVGNLRDQWYTNQNTRLAVQEEVEVCQPADEPPQVMGDFL
- the OST3 gene encoding oligosaccharyl transferase subunit ost3/OST6 (BUSCO:EOG09264R0D; EggNog:ENOG503NWTE; COG:O), which translates into the protein MKVSLIQLMMGVMAYAACVLGGFTNEEMLAKVKKLGGKKVFQLKENNYEEFLNGPRDYHLMLVLSSTSSQFNCPLCVEIKPDYELVANSWFQDHPNGVGASSEGKDVYFLYAEFLNAKSLFQKLQLNNIPKAYYVAPSAASAPDAWTDELEEYQFFQGVHTELISIFLGDKTGHKFNVYVPVSYSKLGWTVFIVAVVVLWLKVFFKQFKVLLSSKLLWTVLSIITILLFTSGYMFNQIRHTPYFKQNPEGAVEYFAGGQQTQYAIETQIVSFIYGILSLLFVTLVKKVPTIEHPKVKLLATGLVTISIYAIFSVLLAIFGIKSPGFPFKFFKIFG